A genomic stretch from Bordetella sp. N includes:
- a CDS encoding NADP-dependent malic enzyme — MDANLRKAALEYHEQGRPGKVSVTPTKQLTNQRDLALAYTPGVAAACEEIVADPVNAVRYTSRGNLVGVITNGTAVLGLGNIGALASKPVMEGKAVLFKKFAGIDVFDIEINETDPDKLVTIIAGLEATFGGINLEDIKAPECFTVERQLRERMKIPVFHDDQHGTAITVSAAFINGLKVVGKDIDKVKVVASGAGAAALACLDLMVDLGLPLENIWVTDIEGVVYEGRTVLMDPDKERFARKTDLRKLGEVIEGADVFLGLSAGGVLKADMVAKMAARPLILALANPTPEVLPEVVKSVRDDAVMATGRSDYPNQVNNVLCFPYIFRGALDVGATTITRGMEKAAVHAIAALAQEEQSEVVAAAYGTYDLCFGAEYFIPKPFDPRLIVRIAPAVAKAAMEEGVATRPLTDMDAYVAQLQQFVYHSGAFMKPQFAAAKQYVRDGGKVRIVFSEGEDERVLRAVQVVVDEGLARPILVGRPAVLAARIEKLGLRLRLGQDIEVTNPEYDERFHRYWTTYWEIMCRRGISKEMARVEMRRRLTLIGAMMVHLGDADGMICGTVGAYADHLRLVDEVIGKKPGAQTYAAMSILLLAERTVVLVDTHINDEPSAEQIAEYTIAAAAEMERMNLAPKVALLSRSNFGSGSSSSGAKMREALRLVRERAPDIEIDGEMHGDCALDEELRMRILPSSTLKGIANLLVCPNVDSGNIAYNLLKTTAGGNVAVGPFLLGANAAVHILTSSSTVRRIVNMTALTVVDANSRTIKTV; from the coding sequence ATGGACGCCAATTTACGCAAGGCCGCGCTCGAATATCACGAGCAGGGCCGCCCCGGCAAAGTTTCGGTAACGCCCACCAAGCAACTGACCAACCAACGCGACCTCGCGCTGGCCTATACGCCCGGCGTGGCGGCAGCCTGTGAGGAAATCGTCGCGGACCCGGTCAACGCCGTCCGCTACACCAGCCGCGGCAACCTGGTCGGCGTCATCACCAACGGCACCGCCGTGCTGGGCCTGGGCAATATCGGCGCGCTGGCCTCCAAGCCGGTCATGGAAGGCAAGGCCGTCCTGTTCAAGAAATTCGCCGGCATCGACGTCTTCGACATCGAGATCAACGAAACCGATCCCGACAAGCTGGTCACCATCATCGCCGGCCTGGAAGCCACCTTCGGCGGCATCAATCTGGAAGACATCAAGGCCCCGGAATGCTTCACGGTGGAGCGCCAGCTGCGCGAGCGCATGAAGATCCCCGTCTTCCATGACGACCAGCATGGCACCGCCATCACCGTCAGCGCCGCCTTCATCAACGGCCTGAAAGTGGTCGGCAAGGACATCGACAAGGTCAAGGTCGTGGCGTCCGGCGCCGGCGCGGCCGCGCTGGCCTGCCTGGACCTGATGGTCGACCTGGGCCTGCCCCTGGAAAACATCTGGGTCACCGACATCGAAGGCGTGGTCTACGAAGGCCGCACCGTGCTGATGGATCCGGACAAGGAACGCTTCGCCCGCAAGACCGACCTGCGCAAGCTGGGTGAGGTGATCGAAGGCGCCGACGTCTTCCTGGGCCTGTCGGCCGGCGGCGTGCTGAAAGCCGACATGGTCGCCAAGATGGCGGCCAGGCCGCTGATCCTGGCCCTGGCCAACCCCACGCCGGAAGTGCTGCCCGAAGTGGTCAAGAGCGTGCGCGACGACGCCGTGATGGCCACCGGCCGTTCGGACTATCCGAACCAGGTCAACAACGTGCTGTGCTTCCCCTACATCTTCCGCGGCGCCCTGGACGTGGGCGCCACCACCATCACGCGTGGCATGGAAAAGGCGGCGGTGCACGCCATCGCCGCGCTGGCGCAGGAAGAACAGAGCGAAGTGGTGGCCGCGGCCTATGGCACCTACGACTTGTGCTTCGGCGCTGAATACTTCATTCCCAAGCCTTTCGATCCCCGCCTGATCGTGCGCATCGCGCCGGCCGTGGCCAAGGCCGCCATGGAAGAAGGCGTGGCTACCCGCCCGCTGACGGACATGGACGCCTATGTCGCCCAGCTGCAGCAGTTCGTCTATCACTCGGGCGCGTTCATGAAGCCGCAGTTCGCGGCGGCCAAACAATACGTGCGCGACGGCGGCAAGGTGCGCATCGTCTTCTCCGAAGGCGAGGACGAACGCGTCCTGCGCGCGGTGCAGGTGGTGGTCGACGAAGGCCTGGCCCGTCCCATTCTGGTGGGGCGCCCGGCCGTGCTGGCCGCGCGCATCGAAAAGCTGGGCCTGCGTCTGCGCCTGGGCCAGGACATCGAAGTCACCAACCCGGAATACGATGAACGCTTTCATCGCTACTGGACGACGTACTGGGAAATCATGTGCCGGCGGGGCATCAGCAAGGAAATGGCGCGCGTCGAAATGCGCCGCCGCCTGACCCTGATCGGCGCCATGATGGTGCACCTGGGCGATGCCGACGGCATGATCTGCGGCACGGTGGGCGCTTACGCCGACCACCTGCGCCTGGTCGACGAAGTGATCGGCAAGAAACCGGGCGCCCAGACCTATGCGGCCATGAGCATCCTGCTGCTGGCCGAGCGCACCGTGGTGCTGGTGGACACGCACATCAACGATGAACCCAGCGCCGAGCAGATCGCCGAATACACCATCGCCGCCGCGGCCGAAATGGAGCGTATGAATCTGGCGCCCAAGGTGGCCTTGCTGTCCCGTTCGAACTTCGGTTCGGGCAGTTCGTCGTCAGGCGCCAAGATGCGCGAAGCGCTGCGTCTGGTGCGTGAACGCGCGCCTGACATCGAGATCGATGGCGAGATGCACGGCGACTGCGCGCTCGACGAAGAACTGCGCATGCGCATCCTGCCGTCGTCCACGCTCAAGGGCATCGCCAATCTGTTGGTATGTCCCAACGTCGATTCCGGCAACATCGCCTACAACCTGCTCAAGACCACCGCCGGTGGCAACGTCGCGGTGGGCCCGTTCCTGTTGGGCGCCAATGCGGCCGTGCATATCCTGACGTCCAGTTCGACGGTGCGTCGTATCGTCAACATGACGGCGCTGACCGTGGTCGACGCGAATAGTCGCACGATCAAGACAGTCTGA
- a CDS encoding pyridoxal phosphate-dependent aminotransferase, producing the protein MPRLASRTQDFLTFQVVELFKQAQALQASGRDIISLGIGEPDFTAPPQVVEALDRAARAGLSGYSAPAGISALREAIAHYYETEFGARVDPSRVIVTNGASGALALACAALVNPGAEVMMPDPSYPANSNFVLASGGRPQLVPSTAAKRYQLSAQDVRDNWSARTQGVLIASPSNPTGTSVAPAELTELLREVRERDGFTLMDEIYLGLSYEHAPRSALTLDDDIFVINSFSKYFTMTGWRLGWLIVPQNLVGVVEKMAASLHICAPTLAQHAALACFQADTLKVYQQRREAFRQRRDFMLQAFAGMDLSVPVKPDGAFYIYADLANQGVDSATFSHRLLHEFGVAAVPGLDFGPAHGHHTMRFAYTTGLDRLEEAATRIGAFLETLREPAL; encoded by the coding sequence ATGCCACGCCTTGCCTCCCGCACTCAAGACTTCCTCACCTTCCAAGTGGTCGAGCTCTTCAAGCAGGCGCAGGCACTCCAGGCCAGCGGCCGCGACATCATCAGCCTGGGTATCGGCGAACCGGACTTTACCGCGCCCCCCCAGGTGGTGGAAGCGCTGGACCGGGCCGCCCGCGCCGGCCTCAGCGGCTATAGCGCGCCCGCCGGCATCTCGGCCCTGCGCGAAGCCATCGCCCATTATTACGAAACGGAATTCGGCGCCCGCGTCGATCCCTCCCGCGTGATCGTCACCAACGGCGCGTCGGGTGCCCTGGCGCTGGCCTGCGCGGCGCTGGTCAACCCGGGCGCCGAGGTCATGATGCCCGACCCCTCCTACCCGGCCAACAGCAACTTCGTGCTGGCCAGCGGCGGGCGGCCGCAACTGGTGCCCAGCACCGCGGCCAAGCGCTACCAGCTGTCGGCGCAGGACGTGCGCGACAACTGGTCGGCGCGCACCCAGGGCGTGCTGATCGCCTCGCCCAGCAATCCCACCGGCACCTCGGTGGCGCCGGCCGAGCTCACCGAGTTGCTGCGCGAAGTGCGCGAGCGCGACGGCTTTACCCTGATGGACGAAATCTACCTGGGCCTGTCCTATGAGCACGCGCCCCGGTCGGCGTTGACGCTGGACGACGACATCTTCGTCATCAACAGCTTCTCCAAATACTTCACGATGACCGGCTGGCGCCTGGGCTGGCTGATCGTGCCGCAGAACCTGGTAGGCGTGGTCGAGAAAATGGCCGCCAGCCTGCACATCTGCGCGCCGACCCTGGCTCAGCACGCGGCCCTGGCCTGCTTCCAGGCCGATACGCTGAAGGTCTACCAGCAGCGCCGCGAGGCCTTCCGCCAGCGCCGCGATTTCATGCTGCAGGCTTTCGCCGGCATGGACCTGTCGGTGCCGGTCAAGCCGGACGGTGCTTTCTATATTTATGCGGATCTGGCCAATCAGGGCGTGGACAGCGCCACGTTCTCGCATCGCCTGCTGCACGAGTTCGGCGTGGCCGCCGTGCCGGGACTGGACTTCGGCCCGGCCCACGGGCATCACACGATGCGATTCGCCTACACCACCGGCCTTGATCGGCTGGAGGAAGCGGCCACGCGCATCGGCGCGTTCCTGGAAACGCTGCGCGAACCGGCGCTGTAA
- a CDS encoding lytic transglycosylase domain-containing protein, with protein MPDASAASVVFRHLAQGVHRYLAEWLRICSVYLGIAVIVTVSMGFALPGLRDQALQVHKALLTALAPSSLPSSASPDQDGLLAGDLDADTGAAIALAVPDTPASNATGYLTPLLHPPTPVRPRVDAPATSVQVEALRNYISRKYKVAYDATGVLVNTAYKVGRELKVDPLLLLAVIAIESRYNPFAESSVGAQGLMQVMTSVHRSKFDTLGSKNGALDPVANIRVGAGILKDCIGRRGSVTGGLACYVGASGPNDGGYGDKVLAERRRLAVSSGIPLARD; from the coding sequence ATGCCCGATGCGTCAGCTGCCAGTGTCGTGTTTCGGCATTTGGCCCAAGGAGTGCACCGCTATCTTGCCGAATGGCTGCGTATTTGCTCGGTTTACCTGGGCATTGCGGTCATCGTGACGGTAAGTATGGGATTCGCCTTGCCCGGTCTGCGCGACCAGGCTTTACAGGTGCACAAAGCCTTGCTGACGGCGCTTGCGCCAAGTTCTCTACCGTCTTCCGCGTCTCCGGACCAGGACGGCCTGCTCGCGGGCGATCTGGACGCCGATACCGGGGCTGCCATAGCTCTGGCCGTGCCCGACACCCCCGCCAGTAATGCCACGGGATATCTCACGCCCTTGCTGCATCCGCCGACCCCGGTGCGGCCGCGTGTTGACGCGCCCGCCACCAGTGTCCAGGTGGAAGCCCTGCGCAACTACATATCGCGCAAGTACAAGGTGGCCTATGACGCCACCGGGGTGCTGGTCAATACCGCCTACAAGGTGGGGCGCGAGCTGAAGGTCGATCCTCTGCTGCTGCTGGCCGTGATTGCCATCGAGTCGCGCTACAACCCGTTCGCGGAAAGCAGCGTGGGCGCCCAGGGCCTGATGCAGGTCATGACCAGTGTGCACCGTTCCAAGTTCGACACCTTGGGCAGCAAGAATGGCGCGCTGGATCCGGTGGCCAACATCCGGGTCGGTGCCGGCATCCTCAAGGATTGCATCGGCCGGCGCGGTTCGGTGACGGGCGGCCTGGCTTGCTACGTGGGTGCCAGCGGTCCCAACGATGGCGGCTACGGCGACAAGGTCCTGGCCGAGCGCCGCCGCCTGGCGGTGTCGTCCGGGATTCCCTTGGCGCGGGATTGA
- a CDS encoding UbiD family decarboxylase: MKYRDLRDFIAQLESRGDLKRIQTAVSTRLEMTEIGDRVLRAGGPALLFENAQHDGRPAAMPVLTNLFGTPQRVAWGMGAANVAALREVGELLASLREPEAPKGLRDAFAKVSMLKSALWDMSPKTVRGAACQEIVLEGKDVDLSRLPLQACWPGDVAPLLTWGLVVTRGPNAKRQNLGIYRQQPIAPNKLIMRWLSHRGGALDFRDHAQAYPGQPFPVAVALGADPATILGAVTPVPDTLSEYQFAGLLRGSRTEVTQALGSKLSVPAFAEIVLEGHLLPNSDPRAVAPVVPEGVNPPPDTGYEMALEGPYGDHTGYYNERDWFPVFTVDRITMRRNPIYHSTYTGKPPDEPAVLGVALNEVFVPLLRRQLPEIVDFYLPPEGCSYRLAVVSIRKQYPGHAKRVMFGLWSILRQFMYTKFIVVVDEDIDPRDWKEVVWAMTTRMDPVRDTTLVEHTPIDYLDFASPVSGLGGKMGLDATNKWPGETTREWGTPIVMDQAVKDRVDAIWGELGL; encoded by the coding sequence TTGAAATACCGAGACCTAAGAGACTTCATCGCCCAACTTGAATCGCGTGGCGACCTCAAACGTATCCAGACGGCGGTCTCGACGCGCCTGGAAATGACTGAAATCGGCGATCGCGTACTGCGCGCCGGCGGGCCGGCGCTGTTGTTCGAGAACGCGCAGCACGACGGCCGCCCTGCCGCCATGCCGGTACTGACCAATCTGTTCGGCACGCCGCAGCGGGTGGCATGGGGCATGGGCGCGGCCAACGTCGCGGCGCTGCGCGAGGTCGGCGAATTGCTGGCTTCGCTGCGCGAGCCCGAAGCGCCCAAGGGACTGCGCGATGCGTTCGCCAAGGTGTCGATGCTGAAGTCGGCGCTGTGGGACATGAGCCCCAAGACCGTGCGCGGCGCCGCCTGCCAGGAGATCGTCCTGGAAGGCAAGGATGTCGACCTGTCGCGCCTGCCGCTGCAAGCCTGCTGGCCGGGCGATGTCGCCCCCCTGCTGACCTGGGGCCTGGTGGTCACGCGCGGACCCAACGCCAAGCGCCAGAACCTCGGCATCTATCGCCAGCAGCCGATCGCGCCGAATAAATTGATCATGCGCTGGCTGTCGCATCGCGGCGGCGCGCTGGATTTCCGCGATCACGCCCAGGCCTATCCCGGCCAGCCCTTCCCCGTCGCGGTGGCCCTGGGCGCCGACCCCGCCACCATCCTGGGCGCGGTGACGCCGGTGCCGGACACCTTGTCCGAGTATCAGTTCGCCGGCCTGTTGCGCGGTTCGCGTACGGAGGTCACGCAGGCCCTGGGCAGCAAGCTGTCGGTGCCGGCCTTCGCCGAAATCGTGCTGGAAGGCCATTTGCTGCCGAACAGCGACCCGCGTGCCGTCGCGCCCGTGGTGCCCGAGGGGGTCAATCCGCCGCCGGATACCGGCTACGAGATGGCGCTGGAAGGGCCTTACGGCGACCACACCGGCTATTACAACGAGCGCGACTGGTTCCCGGTGTTCACCGTCGACCGCATCACCATGCGGCGCAATCCGATTTACCACTCGACCTATACCGGCAAGCCGCCGGACGAGCCGGCGGTTCTGGGCGTGGCGCTGAACGAAGTGTTCGTGCCGCTGCTGCGCCGCCAGTTGCCGGAGATCGTGGATTTCTACCTGCCGCCGGAAGGATGCAGTTACCGCCTGGCCGTGGTGTCCATCCGCAAGCAGTACCCGGGCCACGCCAAGCGGGTCATGTTCGGCTTATGGAGCATCCTGCGCCAGTTCATGTACACCAAGTTCATCGTGGTGGTGGACGAGGACATCGATCCGCGCGACTGGAAGGAAGTGGTGTGGGCGATGACCACGCGCATGGACCCGGTGCGCGACACCACTTTGGTCGAGCACACGCCCATCGACTATCTGGACTTCGCGTCGCCGGTATCCGGCCTGGGAGGCAAGATGGGCCTGGACGCGACCAACAAGTGGCCCGGCGAAACCACGCGCGAATGGGGCACGCCCATCGTCATGGACCAGGCGGTCAAGGATCGCGTCGATGCGATCTGGGGTGAACTCGGGCTTTAG
- a CDS encoding phage holin family protein, which yields MAIRKSLLGVASSLVELGRTRFELLTLEARLEQGRLLRLLGLSFAALLFLTLAVLVFSILVAIYFWPTEQRHLALGVLAGGYAVLGVILLIVVWRNLVHGPGPFAATLEELGRDVQLLDRVRAAAQAEEAAEEAAEQARQARRDRTRTGV from the coding sequence ATGGCTATTCGAAAATCCCTGCTGGGTGTTGCCTCCAGTCTGGTCGAGTTGGGCCGCACGCGTTTCGAGCTGCTGACCCTGGAAGCCCGGCTGGAACAAGGCCGGCTGCTGCGTTTGCTGGGCCTGTCCTTCGCCGCGCTGCTGTTTCTGACCCTGGCCGTGCTGGTGTTCTCCATCCTGGTTGCCATCTATTTCTGGCCTACCGAACAGCGCCATCTGGCTTTGGGTGTCCTGGCGGGTGGCTATGCCGTCCTGGGCGTGATTCTGCTGATCGTCGTCTGGCGCAATCTGGTGCATGGGCCTGGCCCCTTCGCCGCCACGCTGGAAGAACTGGGCCGCGACGTGCAACTGCTGGATCGCGTGCGCGCGGCGGCGCAGGCCGAGGAAGCCGCCGAAGAGGCCGCCGAGCAGGCGCGCCAGGCCCGGCGCGATCGCACACGAACGGGGGTTTGA
- a CDS encoding YqjD family protein produces the protein MNARKSPEAVKETLIDNVKTSLNDAEDLLREAASTTGDKAAELRERALATLKRTRETLYDVQDAVLERSRKAARATDDYVHDNPWQAIGIAGGVGLLVGLLISRR, from the coding sequence ATGAACGCGAGAAAATCCCCGGAAGCCGTCAAGGAAACCCTGATCGACAACGTCAAGACCAGCTTGAACGACGCCGAAGACCTGCTGCGCGAAGCGGCGTCCACCACCGGTGACAAGGCCGCCGAGTTGCGTGAACGCGCGCTGGCCACGCTCAAGCGCACGCGCGAAACGCTCTATGACGTGCAAGACGCCGTGCTGGAACGCAGCCGCAAGGCCGCTCGCGCCACGGACGACTACGTGCATGACAATCCCTGGCAGGCCATCGGCATCGCCGGCGGCGTCGGCCTGCTGGTCGGCCTGTTGATCAGCCGCCGCTAA
- the cysG gene encoding siroheme synthase CysG, translated as MKLFPLFADLNQRPVLVVGGGTVAARKTQALLEAGAQVSVGAPRLTADLQALVANGRIAHLAGDFQPDWLEAVWLVVAATDDRAVNAHVSQCAEARRLFCNVVDDPELSSFQVPSIVDRSPLIVAISSSGVAPVLARRLRERIESLFDHALAPLAQLAARHRAGIRAARPDLGARRRFYDWLLDGPVAALLRQARPDEAEAALKEELDTPQQVPAGSVVLVGAGPGDPGLLTLRALRALNEADVILYDRLVSPDVLALARRDAERVDVGKHTGEDHHATQTRIHTLMADNARLGRRVVRLKGGDAFIFGRGGEELQFLRARNIRYEVVPGITAALACAAHAGIPLTHRAHAQSVHLVTAHSSAEADTLDWPALAGATQTLAFYMGVGQLDALARRLIQHGRDPRTPFALVENGSRPQQRVLTGQLEDLPRLARAHGIHAPAMLFVGEVARLGNELHWFGQHLSEPADATV; from the coding sequence ATGAAGCTGTTCCCGCTATTCGCCGACCTGAACCAGCGCCCGGTATTGGTGGTCGGTGGCGGCACCGTCGCCGCCCGCAAGACCCAGGCCCTGCTGGAAGCCGGCGCCCAGGTGAGCGTGGGCGCGCCGCGCCTGACGGCCGACCTGCAGGCGCTGGTGGCCAACGGCCGCATCGCGCATCTGGCCGGCGACTTCCAGCCGGACTGGCTGGAGGCGGTCTGGCTGGTGGTGGCGGCCACCGACGACCGGGCGGTCAATGCCCATGTGTCGCAGTGCGCGGAAGCGCGCCGGCTGTTCTGTAATGTGGTCGACGACCCGGAGCTGTCCTCCTTCCAGGTCCCCTCCATCGTCGACCGTTCACCCCTGATCGTGGCGATATCCTCGTCAGGCGTGGCGCCCGTGCTGGCGCGGCGCCTGCGTGAGCGCATCGAATCCCTGTTCGACCACGCCCTGGCGCCGCTGGCACAGCTGGCCGCGCGCCATCGCGCCGGCATCCGCGCCGCCCGCCCGGACCTGGGCGCGCGCCGCCGCTTCTACGACTGGCTGCTGGACGGCCCGGTGGCGGCGCTGCTGCGCCAGGCCCGGCCGGACGAGGCCGAAGCCGCCCTGAAGGAAGAATTGGACACGCCTCAGCAGGTTCCCGCCGGCAGCGTGGTGCTGGTCGGCGCCGGCCCCGGTGATCCCGGCCTGCTGACCCTGCGCGCGCTGCGCGCCCTCAATGAAGCCGACGTCATCCTTTACGACCGTCTGGTCAGCCCCGACGTCCTGGCCCTGGCCCGCCGCGACGCGGAGCGCGTCGACGTGGGCAAGCATACGGGCGAAGACCATCACGCCACGCAGACCCGCATCCATACGCTGATGGCGGACAACGCGCGCCTGGGCCGGCGCGTGGTGCGCCTGAAGGGCGGGGATGCCTTCATCTTCGGCCGCGGCGGCGAAGAGCTGCAATTCCTGCGCGCGCGCAATATCCGTTATGAAGTGGTGCCGGGCATCACCGCGGCGCTGGCCTGTGCGGCCCACGCCGGCATCCCGCTGACGCACCGCGCCCATGCACAATCGGTGCATCTGGTGACGGCGCACTCCAGCGCCGAAGCCGATACGCTGGACTGGCCGGCCCTGGCGGGCGCCACGCAGACGCTGGCGTTCTATATGGGCGTGGGGCAGCTGGATGCCTTGGCGCGGCGCCTGATCCAGCACGGACGCGATCCGCGGACGCCGTTCGCCCTGGTGGAAAACGGCAGCCGGCCGCAGCAACGCGTACTGACCGGCCAGCTGGAAGACCTGCCACGCCTGGCCCGCGCCCATGGCATCCATGCGCCGGCCATGCTGTTCGTCGGGGAAGTGGCGCGGCTGGGGAACGAACTGCACTGGTTCGGGCAGCATCTGTCCGAACCCGCGGACGCGACGGTGTAG
- the upp gene encoding uracil phosphoribosyltransferase, whose product MPVHEIRHPLIRHKLGIMRRADLSTKSFRELSQEVGALLTYEASKDLPLETCTVEGWCGPIQVEKIAGKKITVVPILRAGIGMLDGVLSLVPGAKVSVVGIARNEETLQAHTYLERLVGELDQRTALIIDPMLATGGSMAATIDLLKQAGCRDIRALVLVAAPVGIAHIEKLHPDVCIYTASIDERLNEDGYIIPGLGDAGDRIFGTKQKEE is encoded by the coding sequence ATGCCCGTGCATGAAATACGCCACCCACTGATACGCCACAAGCTGGGCATCATGCGCCGTGCCGACCTGAGCACCAAGAGCTTTCGCGAACTGTCGCAGGAAGTCGGCGCGCTGCTGACCTACGAAGCCTCCAAGGATCTGCCCCTGGAAACCTGCACGGTGGAAGGCTGGTGCGGTCCCATCCAGGTGGAAAAGATCGCGGGCAAGAAAATCACCGTGGTGCCCATCCTGCGCGCCGGCATCGGCATGCTGGACGGCGTGCTCAGCCTGGTGCCGGGCGCCAAGGTCAGCGTGGTGGGCATCGCCCGCAACGAGGAAACCCTGCAGGCGCATACCTATCTGGAACGCCTGGTGGGCGAACTGGACCAGCGTACCGCGCTGATCATCGATCCCATGCTGGCCACCGGCGGTTCCATGGCTGCGACCATTGACCTGCTCAAGCAGGCGGGCTGTCGCGATATCCGCGCGCTGGTGCTGGTGGCGGCGCCCGTGGGCATCGCCCACATCGAAAAGCTGCATCCCGACGTTTGCATCTACACGGCCTCGATCGACGAACGGCTCAATGAGGACGGCTACATTATCCCAGGCCTGGGCGATGCCGGCGACCGTATCTTCGGGACCAAGCAGAAAGAAGAGTAA
- the dacB gene encoding D-alanyl-D-alanine carboxypeptidase/D-alanyl-D-alanine-endopeptidase: MAAVVSMTCLATVADVQAQGLAPASQNVLPRELAQTWRASKLPDSSLSLVVQEIGGPRLMSINAKEPRNPASVMKLVTTWVGLSDLGPNYTWHTDLLAEPGARVGADGVLPGPLYLRGGGDPLLLMQDLWSLLRDLRLHGVRQINDLVIDRTMFGNVAVDPGAFDSAPDRPYNANPDALMVGFGAVRLLFTPDPAARKWNVVMDPPLPGVKIAGQLEWSDIRCPGSPEISTDPVITQQGVSLRIGGKVAGSCGEFDVYRLALGQPEFATEVLRLLWRELGGTFNGRVRAGMVPPDAVPLATHESPSLGDIIRKINKRSNNVMARTLLLTVGAEGGRRPATVESSGEVVRRILASQGLNMPELVVDNGAGLSRVARVSADSLASMMTVAWNSPFMPEYMSSLAIAGLDGTVRRRMRGKGTQGMAHLKTGTLNGVRSIAGYVLGASGKRYIVVSIVNHPQAESVRAFDDALIAWLAER; the protein is encoded by the coding sequence ATGGCCGCGGTAGTGTCGATGACCTGTTTGGCGACGGTGGCGGACGTGCAGGCCCAGGGCCTGGCGCCGGCGTCGCAGAACGTGCTGCCGCGGGAACTGGCCCAGACCTGGCGCGCCAGCAAATTGCCGGATTCGTCCCTGTCGCTGGTGGTGCAGGAAATCGGCGGCCCGCGGCTGATGTCCATCAATGCCAAGGAGCCGCGCAATCCGGCTTCCGTCATGAAGCTGGTGACCACCTGGGTAGGCCTGTCCGACCTGGGGCCTAACTACACCTGGCACACCGACCTGCTGGCCGAGCCGGGCGCCCGCGTCGGCGCCGACGGCGTGCTGCCCGGGCCCTTGTACCTGCGCGGCGGCGGCGATCCGCTGCTGTTGATGCAGGACTTGTGGAGCCTGCTGCGCGACCTGCGCCTGCACGGTGTTCGCCAGATCAACGACCTGGTGATAGACCGCACGATGTTCGGCAATGTGGCGGTCGACCCCGGCGCCTTCGACAGCGCGCCGGACCGGCCCTACAACGCCAACCCGGACGCCCTGATGGTGGGCTTCGGCGCCGTGCGCCTGTTGTTCACGCCCGATCCGGCGGCGCGCAAATGGAACGTGGTCATGGATCCGCCCCTGCCCGGGGTGAAGATCGCCGGCCAGCTGGAATGGAGCGATATCCGTTGCCCGGGCTCGCCGGAAATCAGCACGGATCCCGTCATCACCCAGCAAGGCGTGTCGCTGCGCATCGGCGGCAAGGTGGCCGGTTCCTGCGGCGAATTCGACGTCTACCGCCTGGCGTTGGGCCAGCCGGAATTCGCCACCGAAGTGTTGCGCCTGCTGTGGCGCGAACTGGGCGGCACGTTCAACGGCCGCGTCCGCGCGGGCATGGTGCCGCCCGATGCCGTGCCGCTGGCGACCCATGAATCGCCCTCGCTGGGCGACATCATCCGCAAGATCAACAAGCGCAGCAACAACGTCATGGCGCGCACGCTCCTGCTGACCGTGGGGGCCGAAGGCGGCCGCCGCCCGGCCACGGTGGAAAGCAGCGGCGAGGTGGTTAGGCGCATCCTGGCCAGCCAGGGGCTGAACATGCCGGAACTGGTGGTCGACAACGGCGCGGGCCTGTCGCGCGTGGCGCGGGTGTCGGCCGACAGCCTGGCGTCGATGATGACGGTGGCGTGGAACTCGCCCTTCATGCCTGAGTACATGTCGTCCCTGGCCATCGCGGGCCTGGATGGCACGGTGCGGCGGCGCATGCGCGGCAAGGGCACCCAGGGCATGGCGCATTTGAAGACCGGGACCTTGAACGGGGTCCGGTCGATCGCGGGCTATGTGCTCGGCGCCAGCGGCAAGCGCTACATCGTGGTGAGCATCGTCAACCATCCGCAGGCCGAGTCGGTGCGGGCCTTCGACGATGCGCTGATCGCCTGGCTGGCGGAACGCTAG